A window of the Vibrio pomeroyi genome harbors these coding sequences:
- a CDS encoding methyl-accepting chemotaxis protein, with protein sequence MNLTDKERSWLKWFGVTGKLAMRRACFLNRSRTEELEQTFESIAHTRVQLLHNWVKNQWDFLEDSAVYLASRTEEQAEGTLSSLLKRGTDFSELAIVDSKGVAQASSYHDHIGATLADKKALAEGASKRYLHGPYMDPRTLNVGASSSSFHDQVTLMFYVPFSRDEGTQQFLCGRVPNDVIGDIIQREAGHIYSESGDNYIFMVDSIHDPQIQPGVALSRSRFEDNTFSHGENLKQGIHTDWGTVKIQQHTEFEIRFTDPATNQLHPGVRETIKNGSNLFIGYPGYSDYRHIPVIGKGITFQLDGSPDTFGMMCESDLEEVYRDRSLSYTLSKHFIGCMLLPLSVPLLLANFYTLTPLLHSGVMFACALLALGLFRLVSAKPLANKVHEMTGVMQTLAEGDGNLSRRLDPTTFSHNELGNLGRWTNSFIDNLDSTVSDLIHASHEVREVSESMFRRSVVMKQTSDDASQALSNMLDLSQYQQSEITHATVSATQMDTVMKQAVLNAEKEYNQSVEGMEIVRNIVESSAHSVNEVNNEMTKVSDIIDIITDITAQTNLLALNAAIESARAGEHGRGFSVVASEVRTLADRTSQAANHISDLMKELHTKSRSAVESMERGVENVSKGNLTVDSNARSEQIQAAVADLFTTMSNLDENSQKNGQTADKAQRSISDLQLSTKQLARRVSLMGNALSRLDQLIGRFEVSRKVA encoded by the coding sequence ATGAACCTGACGGACAAGGAACGCAGTTGGCTTAAGTGGTTTGGCGTAACAGGTAAACTGGCAATGCGTAGAGCCTGTTTTCTAAATCGAAGTAGGACAGAAGAGCTCGAGCAAACATTTGAAAGTATCGCCCATACTCGAGTGCAACTTCTTCATAATTGGGTGAAGAACCAATGGGACTTTTTAGAAGACTCTGCCGTTTATTTGGCAAGTCGAACGGAAGAACAGGCGGAAGGTACATTATCAAGTCTTCTTAAACGTGGCACGGATTTCTCTGAGCTGGCGATCGTCGATTCTAAAGGTGTCGCGCAAGCATCGAGTTATCACGACCATATCGGAGCCACTCTCGCAGATAAGAAGGCTTTAGCCGAAGGGGCATCGAAGCGTTATCTACACGGGCCGTATATGGACCCACGCACGTTGAACGTAGGAGCTTCGAGTTCATCGTTTCATGATCAAGTCACGCTGATGTTTTATGTGCCCTTTTCTCGGGACGAAGGGACTCAGCAGTTCTTATGTGGTCGTGTTCCTAATGATGTCATTGGTGACATTATTCAGCGAGAAGCGGGGCATATTTATAGTGAGTCGGGTGATAACTATATCTTTATGGTCGACTCTATTCATGACCCTCAAATTCAGCCAGGTGTTGCGCTCTCTCGCTCCCGCTTTGAAGATAATACCTTTTCACATGGCGAGAACTTAAAACAAGGGATTCATACTGACTGGGGAACGGTTAAGATCCAACAGCACACCGAATTTGAGATTCGATTTACGGATCCTGCCACGAATCAACTTCATCCCGGCGTCAGAGAAACCATCAAAAATGGCAGCAACCTGTTTATCGGTTACCCAGGGTATTCCGACTATCGCCACATACCGGTTATCGGCAAAGGTATTACTTTTCAGCTCGACGGTTCACCAGACACCTTCGGCATGATGTGTGAGTCCGACTTAGAAGAGGTCTATAGAGATCGAAGTCTCAGTTACACCTTATCTAAACATTTTATCGGCTGCATGTTATTGCCTTTGTCTGTTCCATTGCTGCTTGCTAACTTTTATACGTTAACTCCTCTTCTACACAGCGGTGTCATGTTCGCTTGCGCGCTTCTCGCTCTCGGTTTATTCCGTCTAGTGAGTGCTAAACCGTTAGCAAATAAGGTTCATGAAATGACTGGGGTGATGCAAACCTTAGCCGAAGGTGATGGCAATTTAAGTAGGAGGCTTGACCCAACCACATTCAGTCATAATGAACTTGGTAATTTGGGGCGATGGACTAACAGCTTTATCGATAACTTAGATAGCACGGTGAGTGACTTGATTCATGCGAGCCACGAAGTTAGGGAAGTATCGGAATCGATGTTTCGTCGCAGTGTCGTGATGAAGCAAACCAGTGATGATGCATCACAGGCGCTCAGTAATATGTTGGACCTAAGTCAGTATCAACAGAGTGAAATTACCCATGCGACCGTTTCGGCTACGCAAATGGATACAGTAATGAAGCAAGCCGTTCTTAATGCGGAGAAGGAATACAATCAATCAGTTGAAGGCATGGAGATTGTGCGGAATATTGTAGAAAGCTCAGCCCACAGCGTGAATGAGGTGAATAATGAAATGACCAAAGTGTCTGACATTATAGACATCATTACCGACATTACAGCGCAGACGAACCTTCTGGCATTGAACGCGGCCATAGAATCAGCAAGAGCAGGTGAACACGGAAGAGGATTTTCTGTGGTTGCCTCTGAAGTAAGAACTTTAGCTGACCGAACTTCACAAGCCGCCAACCATATTAGTGACTTAATGAAAGAGCTGCATACTAAGTCTCGCAGCGCAGTAGAGTCTATGGAGCGAGGCGTCGAGAATGTGAGTAAAGGTAATTTAACCGTCGACTCGAACGCACGCAGTGAGCAAATTCAAGCAGCAGTAGCCGATCTTTTTACGACCATGTCAAACCTAGATGAGAACAGTCAGAAAAATGGACAAACGGCAGACAAAGCCCAACGTTCTATCTCTGACCTACAACTGTCGACGAAACAACTCGCACGCCGAGTTTCGTTAATGGGTAATGCATTGAGCCGCTTAGACCAACTGATAGGACGCTTTGAAGTGAGCCGAAAGGTGGCGTAG
- a CDS encoding histone deacetylase family protein — MIPLIYHPIYSQLPLPEGHRYPINKYQLLHSAVEALIDSDPLWNSKFEVFQPTPVSVEQVKQVHDSEYVDLLVSGNLPAAKMRRIGFPWSEQLIERTLYSSGGTCLAAEMAIESGLAIHLSGGYHHAHHDFGSGFCLLNDLVLAAKQALTFEHIDKVLIVDSDVHHGDGTATLCQDSDEIITLSFHCDKNFPARKPLSDLDVPLSRETEDEEFLRCFEQVTKLAIAHHQPDLIIYDAGIDIHQDDELGYLNVSTQGIFERDCLMIELAKSESIPMACVVGGGYRTQHEDLVPIHMQLLKAAHHVYD; from the coding sequence ATGATTCCTTTAATTTACCACCCAATTTATTCGCAGTTGCCTTTACCTGAGGGCCATCGTTACCCAATCAACAAATACCAGTTGTTACATAGCGCAGTTGAGGCGTTAATAGATAGCGATCCACTATGGAACAGCAAGTTTGAAGTGTTCCAACCAACGCCCGTTTCGGTTGAGCAAGTCAAACAGGTACACGATAGCGAGTATGTGGATTTGCTTGTTTCTGGAAACCTACCTGCGGCAAAGATGAGGCGTATAGGCTTTCCGTGGAGTGAGCAACTGATTGAAAGAACGCTCTACTCCAGCGGAGGAACTTGTTTGGCCGCAGAAATGGCGATAGAGAGTGGTTTAGCGATTCATTTGAGTGGTGGCTACCATCACGCGCATCATGATTTTGGCAGTGGTTTTTGTCTGTTGAATGATCTTGTGCTGGCAGCAAAGCAAGCGTTGACCTTTGAGCACATAGATAAAGTGTTGATTGTCGATAGTGATGTTCATCATGGCGATGGCACAGCGACTCTTTGCCAAGATAGCGATGAGATTATTACTCTGTCTTTCCACTGTGATAAAAACTTCCCGGCACGTAAACCTCTGTCGGATTTAGATGTGCCGTTAAGTCGTGAAACTGAAGATGAAGAGTTTCTAAGGTGTTTCGAACAAGTCACCAAGCTGGCGATTGCTCATCACCAACCTGACCTCATCATCTATGATGCGGGCATCGATATCCATCAAGACGATGAACTGGGCTATTTGAATGTGTCTACTCAAGGCATATTTGAACGCGACTGCTTGATGATTGAATTAGCGAAATCAGAATCTATTCCGATGGCGTGTGTTGTTGGTGGTGGCTATCGAACACAGCATGAAGATCTGGTTCCTATTCACATGCAACTATTGAAAGCGGCTCATCATGTTTACGATTAG
- a CDS encoding SDR family oxidoreductase, with protein sequence MSVIFITGANRGIGLSLTQRYLQGNHKVYATYRDAASATELLSLADHNSDLTCIQLEITDYQTVNQLPSQIPSIDILINNAGYYGPKGYGLGNTDVEEWRRVFEVNTIAPLKLVETLLPVLEKSDVKKVACLSSRVGSMTENTSGGGYIYRSSKAALNSVVKSLSNDLTDGGFTVLALHPGWVQTEMGGPNALIDTDTSASGLIKVIESANTEVSGHFFNFDGTEIDW encoded by the coding sequence ATGAGCGTTATTTTTATTACTGGAGCGAACCGCGGCATTGGCTTAAGTCTGACTCAACGATACTTGCAAGGTAACCACAAGGTATACGCAACCTACCGTGACGCCGCTTCAGCAACAGAACTGCTCTCACTTGCAGATCACAACAGCGACCTAACCTGCATTCAGTTAGAAATAACCGATTACCAAACGGTGAACCAACTTCCCTCTCAAATTCCGTCGATTGATATCTTGATTAACAACGCTGGCTACTATGGGCCAAAAGGTTATGGATTGGGTAATACCGATGTAGAAGAGTGGCGACGTGTTTTTGAAGTCAATACGATTGCGCCATTGAAGCTTGTCGAAACGCTATTACCTGTTCTAGAAAAAAGTGACGTGAAAAAGGTCGCTTGCTTGTCTTCTCGAGTAGGCAGCATGACAGAGAACACCTCCGGCGGAGGCTACATCTATCGCTCCTCTAAAGCGGCTCTCAACTCCGTTGTGAAGAGTTTAAGCAACGACCTAACCGATGGTGGCTTTACTGTGTTAGCACTGCACCCAGGTTGGGTACAAACCGAAATGGGTGGGCCAAACGCTCTCATCGACACCGACACTTCGGCATCTGGCCTTATCAAAGTCATCGAATCTGCTAATACCGAAGTAAGTGGTCACTTCTTCAATTTCGATGGCACTGAAATAGACTGGTAG
- a CDS encoding DUF3080 domain-containing protein: MNPRLLPNLLRRSPLVLLTVVIGGCFGEGPGDLFDDYQTKIARVQDADEIKENWEFESLPRKRELLLDVPSLSIGLIDSYQLRQCGLFNLIAERNSVLGKVADEFRNYDYQVALLEGVGQCLANNELDPEIVELLKEIEQQKLAQFPLHQWNLIYASDAMQSQMRGSQWLRADIGDQVRQTSDALKHINQALNTSLVSGKTIEVQEVLEKSSTLGDLYYSLARASIELDTITKQLTTFDANIICGKQRDTTKFRYLNNVFEQQYIGKVQPYMAQLDGYYQQLASQLVMFDAQPELHSYYFPIQDTHQAFRTSTRRHVDYWQQLFKRCGRKVGR, from the coding sequence ATGAATCCTCGCCTTCTTCCAAATTTACTGCGACGTTCACCACTGGTTTTGTTAACCGTGGTGATCGGTGGGTGTTTTGGGGAAGGCCCTGGAGACTTGTTTGACGACTACCAAACTAAAATAGCCAGAGTACAAGACGCTGACGAGATAAAAGAGAACTGGGAATTTGAAAGCCTACCGAGAAAACGAGAGCTGTTACTGGATGTCCCTTCGCTCTCTATCGGGCTCATTGACAGCTATCAGCTTCGCCAATGTGGATTGTTCAACCTGATTGCCGAAAGGAACTCAGTTCTCGGAAAAGTCGCGGACGAGTTCCGAAATTATGATTATCAAGTCGCTCTACTGGAAGGTGTGGGGCAATGTTTAGCGAATAACGAATTAGACCCAGAGATCGTAGAATTACTAAAAGAAATTGAGCAGCAGAAACTCGCACAGTTTCCACTACATCAATGGAATCTCATCTATGCCAGTGATGCTATGCAGTCGCAAATGCGGGGGAGTCAGTGGTTACGTGCTGATATTGGCGATCAAGTGAGACAGACAAGTGACGCCCTAAAACATATCAATCAAGCGTTAAACACGTCGCTCGTTTCGGGCAAAACCATTGAAGTTCAAGAAGTTCTGGAGAAGAGTTCAACGCTTGGAGATTTGTACTACTCACTCGCTCGAGCCTCAATTGAACTCGATACCATCACCAAGCAACTCACAACCTTTGATGCCAATATCATCTGCGGGAAACAACGAGACACTACTAAGTTTCGTTATCTCAACAATGTGTTCGAACAACAGTATATTGGTAAGGTTCAACCTTACATGGCACAACTGGATGGCTATTATCAGCAGTTAGCATCGCAGCTTGTTATGTTTGATGCTCAGCCAGAATTGCACAGCTATTACTTTCCCATCCAAGATACGCACCAAGCCTTTCGCACATCGACTCGCCGCCATGTGGATTACTGGCAGCAGTTGTTTAAGCGTTGTGGACGCAAGGTTGGACGCTAA